The following are from one region of the Oscarella lobularis chromosome 3, ooOscLobu1.1, whole genome shotgun sequence genome:
- the LOC136184321 gene encoding uncharacterized protein — protein sequence MFAKKPRKPKAQFKLRVELPTDVVVDLEKINPTTKVSQFKLHIEKELGIPSNLQRLSYLDAVDLPDATNLQHSDIVSEATIRLSTWTNWDALLCSSLRGDARSLLARGDVDVDGAPSSSPWHRKRAWTALYVAAHWGHFDVLLRMLERGVDVNERAPSGRTALHAAAYMGNWKCLCALLEKGADISVLDESGSTALDLAKSQSKPQCKQCERSLTFCSWNLQKKSIEERERDLVVSVDKLRENGDRRAHQFADSSLRTWLKGDRSQLYMFHTPNPFPCPPPPRGKAKPKRVLFASTSSRRRGGGGGGGGNWFDQDRAMDFVPSGRDLMMYSESALQGKKHRPVRVVPSPSSLRPPSITPSPLMFARRSVRSRSDSEARCSSTSTEVIDFHAWLSQKRDQWKSEIAESRKRQEVLEEQTRVHKEQREKQAQAKYEQWTEKKKTEPKPKRDKEISRIEELRSKARHLTAVR from the exons CTCCACATCGAAAAAGAGCTCGGCATTCCGTCGAATCTCCAACGCCTCAGCtatctcgacgccgtcgacttgCCGGACGCGACCAATCTTCAGCACAGCGACATCGTCTCGgaggcgacgattcgactcTCGACGTGGACGAATTGGGACGCGTTATTGTGCTCGAGTTTGCGCGGCGACGCGCGTTCCCTTCtcgcgcgcggcgacgtcgacgtcgacggcgcgccgtcgtcgtcgccatggCATCGAAAGCGCGCGTGGACGGCGCTCTACGTCGCCGCCCACTGGGGCCACTTCGACGTTTTGTTGCGCATGTTAGAACGAggagtcgacgtcaacgagagAGCGCCGTCGGGACGCACTGCGTTGCACGCGGCCGCCTATATGGGAAACTGGAAGTGTCTTTGCGCTTTGTTGGAAAAAGGCGCTGATATCAGTGTTCTGGATGAATCTGGGTCGACTGCTTTGGATTTGGCGAAATCGCAGTCGAAGCCTCAGTGCAAGCAATGCGAACGGAGTCTGACGTTTTGCTCGTGGAATTTgcagaagaaatcgattgaAGAACGGGAACGCGACCTCGTTGTCTCCGTTGATAAATTGAGAGAGAACGGCGATAGGCGAGCGCATCAGTtcgccgattcgtcgctgAGAACGTGGCTCAAAGGAGACCGATCGCAACTGTACATGTTTCATACTCCCAACCCGTTTCCATgtcctcctccgcctcgaGGAAAGGCAAAACCAAAGCGCGTTTTATTTGCTTCAACTTCTTCGCGTAGACGAggcggtggtggcggcggcggcggcaattgGTTTGATCAGGATCGAGCGATGGATTTTGTGCCGTCTGGTCGTGATTTGATGATGTACAGTGAGTCGGCGCTGCAGGGAAAGAAGCATAGGCCTGTACGAGTTGTTCCAAGTCCTTCAAGCCTAAGACCACCAAGTATAACTCCGTCACCTCTGATGTTTGCTCGTCGAAGTGTGAGATCCAGGTCGGATTCAGAAGCACGATGCAG TTCTACCAGTACCGAAGTAATTGACTTCCACGCGTGGTTGAGTCAAAAGCGGGACCAGTGGAAAAGCGAAATCGCCGAATCGAGGAAGCGTCAGGAAGTGCTCGAAGAGCAAACGCGCGTTCATAAAGAACAGAGAGAGAAGCAAGCGCAAGCCAAGTACGAGCAGTGgacggaaaagaaaaagaccgaGCCAAAACCAAAACGAGACAAAGAGATATCGCGCATCGAAGAGCTTCGGAGCAAAGCACGTCATTTGACAGCTGTGCGATGA
- the LOC136184311 gene encoding cartilage oligomeric matrix protein-like, which produces MQTMRKYQSARTTYAYISASRKRDRAEREEQVTMKAVLVLTLLSLVSSISDAAEMELDVMAATGATMTGKPPTHDFGIDSPNEIFNLNEDETKTFLRNVEQNKGFVWTASIKPAPAQAGTLVSVDTPHSHRPANMRIFYDARRSSFHLEYSVKGNNVVATFSHVALAADRFHDVVLIVHEMKAALFVNCLLVGEQALQSPIYNTPYEKNMQLRVGQTTAFIRSRPPYRGSVKNMKFILSMSMLTHAVLGPQCTSEQKSLFVTGLLDIYDCSDCPAIPPLVDYINWLRWTGPSKPLCKHGNTTYEEGDEFVSPDDPCVNCICRNNIVSCELTSCPPLDCKLPSIKSGECCPTCYVGGSRADVAVTWAPWTPVWGTCSKTCGGGTQTRMRSCDRLTGNPGGHNCTGPSVQSQSCNTNHCPIHGGWSAWSSWSSCSVTCDSGVHSRTRLCSNPEPQYGGRNCSGSAVSTGVCVLEECPNPCKPHPCFSKVKCNPLSETEYECDPCPVGYTGDGKSCEDVNECRKANPCFENVKCRNKLGSYRCDACPAGFSGGKTKGSGLVQANARKQVCTDINECATNNGGCRHSSCINTQGGFKCGPCDPGYSRENRADDQCVLVNVCPLGWHNCTGNFKCRPYGNLSFVCVCPEIGHYFKDGRCIVDTDLDRYPDEEIANCTFGKFCQKDNCPTVPNSGQEDRDGDKIGDACDEDDDNDGVIDEEDNCYLIPNDEQDDDDMDDVGDLCDNCPNLYNPLQQDYDSDGLGDACDPDPDDDGILGSADNCPLVSNGEQMDVDNDGLGDHCDNCPYVRNVDQLDVDEDMVGDPCDFNTDRDRDGIQDDLDLCPRKANAAQRDHDRDGFGDVCDSDDDDDGIPDSTDNCRIRANRNQQDLDMDGIGDICQTDSDGDGFDDDVDVCPFNKEIDRTDFTMFQRVNLTSKPKMPPRWRIQARGSEVVQSADSDPALAVGYHFFGGVDFNGTFFINTDKDDDYAGFVFSFQNNRKFYAIMWKRSTETYSERRPFVAVGRAGLHIKKVVSRSGPGHRLRNALWNTESTANEVTTIWRDENEVGWKPYTAYRWTLKHRPQTGLIRVVIYEGSEMIVDSGDLYDYTLRGGRLGFFVFSQPRVIWSDLNYACRD; this is translated from the exons ATGCAGACAATGAGAAAGTACCAAAGCGCTAG GACAACATACGCCTATATAAGCGCGTCCAGGAAACGAGATCGTGCAGAGCGCGAAGAACAAGTCACTATGAAAG CTGTTCTAGTTCTAACACTACTGAGCCTCGTCAGCTCCATttccgacgccgccgagatGGAACTCGACGTCATGGCAGCGACGGGCGCCACCATGACGGGCAAGCCGCCCACGCACGACTTCGGAATCGACTCGCCGAACGAGATTTTCAATCTGAACGAggacgagacgaaaacgtttcttcgcAACGTCGAGCAAAATAAAGGGTTCGTCTGGACGGCGTCGATCAAGCCGGCTCCCGCTCAGGCCGGCACGCTCGTCTCCGTCGACACGCCGCATTCTCATCGACCGGCGAACATGCGTATCTTCTAcgacgcgcgacgatcgagctTCCATTTGGAGTACAGCGTCAAGGGcaacaacgtcgtcgcgacgttctCCCacgtcgctctcgccgccgatcgttttcacgacgtcgtcttgatcGTGCACGAAATGAAGGCGGCGCTCTTCGTAAATTGTCTACTGGTCGGCGAGCAAGCGTTGCAAAGTCCGATTTACAACACGCCGTACGAGAAGAACATGCAGCTGAGAGTCGGCcagacgacggcgttcatTCGAAGTCGCCCACCGTATCGG GGTTCGGTGAAAAACATGAAGTTCATCTTGTCCATGTCTATGTTGACTCACGCCGTGCTCGGACCTCAATGCACTTCGGAACAGAAGTCTCTTTTCGTGACTG GTCTTTTGGACATTTACGATTGTTCCGATTGTCCTGCCATTCCACCGCTTGTCGACTATATCAACTGGCTCCGTTGGACC ggccCCTCTAAACCTCTATGCAAACACGGAAATACGACATACGAAGAAGGTGACGAGTTTGTTTCTCCAGACGACCCCTGCGTGAACTGCATTTGCAGA aATAATATCGTCTCGTGCGAGCTGACGTCGTGCCCGCCGCTCGACTGCAAACTCCCGTCTATAAAATCAGGCGAATGCTGCCCTACATGCTATG TTGGTGGTAGTCGAGCGGACGTTGCCGTCACGTGGGCGCCATGGACGCCCGTGTGGGGCACGTGCTCTAAAAcgtgcggcggcggaacgcaAACGCGGATGCGGAGCTGCGATCGTTTGACAGGGAATCCGGGCGGACACAATTGCACGGGACCGAGCGTGCAAAGTCAATCCTGCAATACCAACCACTGCCCAA TACACGGAGGCTGGAGCGCTTGGTCGTCGTGGTCTAGCTGTTCTGTGACGTGCGACAGTGGAGTTCACTCGCGCACTCGCTTGTGCTCTAATCCAGAGCCTCAATACGGTGGACGAAATTGCTCGGGTAGCGCAGTGTCAACAGGCGTGTGCGTCCTGGAGGAGTGTCCAA ACCCCTGCAAGCCACACCCGTGTTTTTCCAAAGTTAAGTGCAATCCTCTGAGTGAAACCGAGTACGAGTGTGATCCGTGTCCGGTTGGCTACACTGGTGATGGAAAATCGTGCGAAGACGTTAATGAA TGCAGGAAGGCGAATCCGTGCTTTGAGAACGTGAAATGTCGCAATAAGCTAGGCAGCTATCGATGCGATGCCTGTCCAGCGGGATTTTCCGGCGGAAAAACGAAAGGCTCCGGTCTGGTGCAGGCAAACGCGCGAAAACAAGTATGCACCGACATCAACGAATGCGCCACCAACAACGGTGGATGTCGCCATTCGTCGTGCATCAATACTCAA GGCGGCTTCAAATGCGGTCCTTGCGATCCTGGATATTCGCGAGAGAATCGCGCCGACGACCAGTGCGTGCTGGTGAACGTTTGCCCGCTCGGCTGGCACAATTGCACGGGCAATTTCAAGTGTCGACCGTACGGCAATTTGTCGTTCGTGTGCGTGTGTCCCGAAATCGGGCACTACTTCAAAGACGGACGATGCATCGTAGACACCGATCTCGATCGCTACCCGGACGAGGAAATCGCCAATTGTACGTTCGGAAAGTTCTGCCAAAAG gacaattgtcccacCGTTCCCAATAGCGGACAGGAAGACAGAGATGGCGACAAAATCGGCGACGCctgcgacgaagatgacgacaacgacggcgtcatcgacgaagag GACAATTGCTACTTGATTCCAAACGACgaacaagacgacgacgacatggacgacgtcggcgaccTGTGCGACAACTGCCCCAATCTCTACAATCCCCTTCAGCAGGATTACGATTCGGACGGTCTCGGCGACGCGTGCGATCCTGAtccggacgacgacggaattcTCGGCTCCGCCGACAATTGCCCGCTCGTGAGCAACGGCGAGCAAATGgacgtcgacaacgacgggCTCGGCGATCACTGCGACAATTGTCCGTACGTGCGAAACGTCGACCAgttggacgtcgacgaggacatGGTCGGCGATCCGTGCGATTTCAACACCGATAGAGATCGCGACGGCATCCAGGACGACTTGGATTTGTGCCCGAGAAAGGCGAACGCCGCCCAGCGAGATCACGATCGCGACGGTTTCGGCGACGTGTGcgatagcgacgacgacgacgatggcaTACCGGACAGTACCGATAATTGTCGAATTCGAGCCAACCGTAACCAGCAAGACTTGGACA TGGACGGAATTGGGGACATATGTCAGACCGATTCCGACGGAgacggcttcgacgacgacgtcgacgtgtgTCCTTTCAATAAGGAAATCGATCGCACGGACTTCACCATGTTCCAGCGcgtcaatttgacgtcgaaaccgAAAATGCCGCCGCGCTGGCGCATTCAAGCTCGCGGTTCCGAAGTCGTTCAGTCGGCCGACAGCGATCCGGCGCTCGCCGTCGGATATCACtttttcggcggcgtcgacttcAACGGGACGTTCTTTATCAATACGGACAAGGACGACGACTACGCGGGATTCGTCTTCAGTTTTCAGAATAATCGCAAATTCTACGCCATCATGTGGAAACGATCGACGGAAACGTACAGCGAGAGGAGACCTTTTGTCGCCGTCGGTCGAGCCGGCTTGCACATCAAG AAAGTCGTGTCTAGAAGTGGGCCCGGGCATCGTTTACGTAACGCTTTGTGGAACACCGAGTCCACCGCAAATGAAGTCACCACAATTTGGCGCGATGAAAATGAGGTGGGATGGAAGCCGTATACCGCCTACAGATGGACGCTGAAGCACAGGCCCCAAACCGGACTCATTAG GGTCGTGATCTATGAAGGATCGGAAATGATTGTCGACTCCGGCGATCTGTACGACTACACGCTCCGCGGCGGACGTCTcggcttcttcgttttttcgcagCCGCGCGTCATTTGGTCCGATTTGAACTACGCGTGCAGAG ATTAG